TGAGATCCCATCGACACCTACCGAGTAGGAGATGTGAAGCGGAGCATACCATAGGGTATCTGCGCGAAATAACATTTCTGCCGTGTTGCCGGCACTACGTTCTCCCAAGTACATAAAGGTCAGTACGACGGAGGCAATCAAAAGTGCAGATGCGCCGGTAACCATAACCCCTCGGATGGCTTTGATTCCTTGGGCTGCCCAAAGACCGGCCAGCATTAGTAAGGGGATGAGTACGAATATTGATAAGAAATTCATATCGTTCTGTGCTTTATAAGATTAATAGTAGGATAAGTGCCAGTGCACCACAAAGGAACACATACGCATATTGCTGTACCTGACCGCTCTGCAAACCACGAATTTCGTCACTAGTGGTATTGGTAGCCCATGCCAGGAAGTTAAAGAATCCGTCCACTACATGACGGTCCCACCATGCAATAGGAGTAGAGATGCAACGGAAGATAATCTTATGTGTAATGAACTGGTATATATCATCAATATAGAAACGATTGTAGGCAGCTTTGTGCAGACCTTTGAACTGTTTTGCCAGAGAATCGGCAACAGGCTGTTTGGCATTCTTATACATCCATGTAGCGATTGCAATAGAAATGATAGCAATAACGACACTTGTGATAGCTACCGACGGATCGAGATGAATAGAATAGGATTCTCCATTTGAACTGATGAAATGTCCGAAAGGAATAAATCCGGCTCCACAAGTTACCGCAGCCAGGAACATCAGAGGGAATGTCATAGCTAACGGACTTTCATGCGGGTGGCAAGGTGCCGCTTCCAAATTCTTATCCGAATGGGAACTTGCCCGGGATGGTTCGCTCCCCCAGAAGATACCATAGTAGAGACGGAACATATAGAAAGCAGTCATTGCAGCAATTACTGTCATCACCCAACCCATAACAGAACTGTATTGGAAGCAAGCGGCCAAAATCTCATCTTTTGAGAAGAAACCGGAGAACGGGGGAATACCTGCAATGGCAAGACAAGCAATCAGGAATGTCCAGTGTGTGATAGGCATATATTTACGTAATCCTCCCATTGCCGACATTTCGTTGGAGTGTACCGCATGGATAATGCTACCTGCACCGAGGAATAACAACGCTTTAAACATAGCGTGTGTGAAAAGGTGGAACATGGATGCCATGTATCCCAATCCGCCTTCGTGCGGGTTCATGGAAGTACAAACCCCCAAAGCTACCATCATAAAACCAATCTGCGAGATAGTAGAGAAAGCGAGCACACGTTTGATATCCGATTGTACACAAGCTACGCTTGCTGCATAGAAAGCAGTAAATGCACCAACCCAGGCTACCATATGCAAGGTATCCGGTGCGTAAGCAATGAAAAGCGGGAACATACGGGCTACCAGATAAACACCGGCAACCACCATTGTAGCCGCATGAATCAAAGCGCTGACAGGAGTCGGACCTTCCATTGCATCCGGCAACCAGATATGTAATGGGAACATTGCACTCTTGCCGGCACCACCCACAAACATCAGTCCGAGAGCTAACGGAAGCATAGAAGCACCACCGCTAATCAATGATACCGTATCCGGAGTGAAACCGAACGTCCCGCCATAATATCCGTAAATCAGGATACCGATCAGGAAACCTAAGTCAGCAAAACGAGTGACAATAAATGCTTTTTTGGAAGCAGAGATTGCAGCCGGTTTGGTGTAGTAGAATCCGATTAATAAGTATGAACTTACACCTACCAGCTCCCAAAAGAGATACATCTGGAAGATATTTGTTGCAACGACCAATCCCAGCATTGACATTGTAAACAGGGACAGGAAAGCGTAATAACGTTGGAAACCGACTTCGCCTTTCATGTAACCGAAGGAGTAGATATGTACCATTAGTGATACGGTAGATATGACAATCAACATCATTACGGATATGGGATCGAGTAGGATACCCAGGTCGAAGTGTAAAGTTTCTGTAAAAGGAAGCCACGTGAAGTTGTAAGGTATCAGTGTGGCAAAAGTTCCGTCTTCCAGTCGCGGAGCGGAGAAATATTGGAAAGCCGTAACGTATGATAGCACTGCTACTGCTCCCAGTACCAGCGTACCGATTGTACCCGCTGTCCGATGAGACATCCATTTACCTCCGATTCCCAATAGGAGAAAGGAGAGGAAAGGAAGAAGGAGTATTAGAATTGTTAGTTCCATACAGTTTTATTTAATTACTTGTTTTATTGTTACTTATACTATAATATCTTGCGGAATCATCCGAATGGAAACCGGGAAGTGGCATCTTGCCACCGCCTTGGTACTACCATTTTAGTTCGTCAAGGTTGCGGACTTGGATACTTCGGATGTTACGGTAGATGTTTATCATAATGGCTATTGCTATTGCGGTTTCAGCAGCCGAAATGGCGATAGAGAATAGTGCAAAGAAATAGCCTTCCATTCCTCCCGGAAAGAGAAAACGGTTGAACACGGCGAAGTTGATGTCCGTGGCGTTCAGCATTAGCTCCACAGAAATCAGGATAGCCAGTGTATTCCGGCGGGTAAAGAATCCATAGATTCCTGCAAACATCATGATAGTAGAAACTACCAGATAATATTCCATGTGTATCATAATGGTATACTTTTAATTTCTAATCTTTAATTTTAATTCTCCTTATCTCTTACGTGCAATCATAATACCACCGATAATACATGCCAGTAACAAGATACTGACTGCTTCGAAAGGCAATATATAACCGTATTTG
The nucleotide sequence above comes from Bacteroides caccae. Encoded proteins:
- the nuoL gene encoding NADH-quinone oxidoreductase subunit L, which produces MELTILILLLPFLSFLLLGIGGKWMSHRTAGTIGTLVLGAVAVLSYVTAFQYFSAPRLEDGTFATLIPYNFTWLPFTETLHFDLGILLDPISVMMLIVISTVSLMVHIYSFGYMKGEVGFQRYYAFLSLFTMSMLGLVVATNIFQMYLFWELVGVSSYLLIGFYYTKPAAISASKKAFIVTRFADLGFLIGILIYGYYGGTFGFTPDTVSLISGGASMLPLALGLMFVGGAGKSAMFPLHIWLPDAMEGPTPVSALIHAATMVVAGVYLVARMFPLFIAYAPDTLHMVAWVGAFTAFYAASVACVQSDIKRVLAFSTISQIGFMMVALGVCTSMNPHEGGLGYMASMFHLFTHAMFKALLFLGAGSIIHAVHSNEMSAMGGLRKYMPITHWTFLIACLAIAGIPPFSGFFSKDEILAACFQYSSVMGWVMTVIAAMTAFYMFRLYYGIFWGSEPSRASSHSDKNLEAAPCHPHESPLAMTFPLMFLAAVTCGAGFIPFGHFISSNGESYSIHLDPSVAITSVVIAIISIAIATWMYKNAKQPVADSLAKQFKGLHKAAYNRFYIDDIYQFITHKIIFRCISTPIAWWDRHVVDGFFNFLAWATNTTSDEIRGLQSGQVQQYAYVFLCGALALILLLIL
- the nuoK gene encoding NADH-quinone oxidoreductase subunit NuoK gives rise to the protein MIHMEYYLVVSTIMMFAGIYGFFTRRNTLAILISVELMLNATDINFAVFNRFLFPGGMEGYFFALFSIAISAAETAIAIAIMINIYRNIRSIQVRNLDELKW